The Chelonoidis abingdonii isolate Lonesome George chromosome 11, CheloAbing_2.0, whole genome shotgun sequence genomic interval caggcaggtgagctggcaggagcCCTGCCGGTTTCCATTAGAATGTTGCTGAAATTGAACCAGCTCCATTAACCGTTTTGATTCTGACAAACTGGCAGGTTCCAAGGACAAGGTGTCTTGTCGGAACTTTTCTGACCGGCTGTAATCCCGACCTGTGCAGCACGCTGGGGGAGCCCGCGCTGGCCGGCGCTAGGGACGTGCAGAGTGTGTATTACTGAAATTTCTCCTGGGTCATTAACAAACTCAAAGAGTGGACAGCGGGGATGGGCTAAGGTGCAGTCAGAGTCTGCAAAGCAACTGTGAAAATGGCCCCATCTCACTCCACACAGCTGCTTCCTGCGTTTTGCTGAGTCATGAGTGCTGATTTTATGCACACTCACAGGCATGCACCtgcacactcacactcacactcacaggCATGCACAAGCACCCACCtgcacactcacacacatgcacttgCATGCGCACACGTGCAAACACACGTGCAAGCACGCGCACATACATGCACATGCCCAGGCACACACATTTCTGCTAGTGATGGGCatttcccagctcccctgcaTTTTGGGTGGGGTTTGAAATCTGTGCTGCAGTCAGGATCTTCGGTTCCCACTGGCCCCTGTCTCCAGCTCAGAAGGGtaagcagggctgggtgggggacaGATGGAAACCTCAGCTGCTCTCAGTGCAGTCAGGCTTAGAAGTGACTGTAAGCTGGAAAAAGTGACTGAGGCTGACCAGTGGAAACTCCCCAggcatgggggtgaggggaaagggggggtgggTGACGAAGGTGTTGGTGGGTAACATGTGGCTTTGCTGTGGCCGCGTAAAGCTGGAGCCCGAACTGTGTGGGCGGGGCTTGTGTGATCTGTGTAGGGTCCGCGCTGCGCGCAGCCCTTCCTCATGGGGGAGGCCTGATGGAATGTGCGCCGAGGAGGTTTCCAACCACCCAGCCTGTGGTGGGGGAGCCAATCGGGCCGGATTGCACTGCGCTTTCCCCATGCCGCCCTGCCAGCTCTCAGCCCTGGTCTGGAGAGTCCCAGCCAGCCACCCCTctgtgctggggctgccagccaaGAGGACAGTCATGATGTGGATTCTTGTCCCTGGGTGCTGGACTGAGACCCCCCAGAGCCTGTCAACCAGCCGTGAGAGCGgggccctgctgcaccccagatCCTCTCCTCTGCCTGGGTCATGGGGGCAGCTGATGGAGGGGTTGACCCCGGGTCCTGCTGCCCTGTATTCCCAAGAGCGGCTTTCTCCATCTTCCCGTGTGTTCGTCTGGCCTGGGGCCAGCGGGCAGTCCGGGTGCTTGTGGGAGATGCGAGGGGAGTGATGCCCTCTGTCACTGCAGGGCCCCATTGCCCCATGGCGGGTGAAGAGGGGGTAGCAGCTCCCAAACCAGGCCTGGATGCGGAGCTGAGGAGGGATAAGGAGGAATGGGCGACGGAGAGCGGGCACTGTTGCCCATGGGCAGGGGGGTTGCCACTCGTGGGAAACCAGAGATCCTGGGAATTGCTGCCCTCGGGATGTAGCGCCAGCCTGCTGTGAGTGCTGCCACTGAGCAGGGCTGCGATTAGCAAATCGTTTCCGTTCCTTGCTGGTGGCGTCATGTCCCCCACACCTGACCCTGGCGTCCCGGCCACAGCCCAGGTGCAGCGCTGCTCggaggagcccagggcctggcctcTCGCAGGAAGTGGGTTTGCAGTCACAGAAGCAGAGGAGGTTTCCGCcaagctccccactccctcccctcacacacacttcttagATGAGTGGCCCTGCTTTCAGGCGTCGCTCCGGGAACCCAGGGCTTTCTGACGTGGCTTGGCCAAGAGACGGTGTCCCCGTCCTCCCAAAGGACCACTTCTGCTATCTGGACTGGGACTCCCAGAATCCTTTGCTTCCCAAGGGTGGcgttcacctctgtgcagaggccTGGCACAGGGCCTTGGGACTATTGAAGTCCTGCCTGTGCGCCTTGTGCCAGCCCCAATATCACTAACCTCAAGCATTCAACAATGATgagtcatgagattggcttaaaaatcatgagacttttcAACCAGTGATTCGCGGGGGTAAGAGGAGTTCTCTTTCTGAGCCCTTGGGCTGCATTTGGCTCACAATTCCCAGCTTCTCTCCACAGGCAGCAGTACTagacatttatattttttaaggAAAGCTGAGAGCCTCACCTAATCCCCTgattccaagagctggggctttaagaaaaccaccTTGTCTTGTGAGACTCCACAGTTGgcagctcctctgccttcctAGGTTGTTTTGTAACCAATCCTCCTGCTCAGGTGGCATCTCTTCTCTGATGGAGGCTGGATGTGATGACAGCTGGGGACATAGAAACGTAGCTATGAATTAAACATGACCCTGCCCCGAAGGAGATCTCTCCGGCCACGCCCCACATACAAGGTCGTTGCCTCTAGTGCACTTGAGCCCACTTCTGACAGAGTGAATTTGCCTCAAGGCTTGTTATCGTTATGACTGCGCATAGGAAGCGcgctgtgccaggtgctgtacatacccAGAGGGGGGCACACAGCTATGCTGTGCCTTATCTCAGACTCCTGTGGAATCACCCGCCATTCCCTGAGCTGGGCTTTCATCCTGGTGCTTCCCAGATGCACTAACCTTTGCCTGCTTCTCCCTGCCCAGGCCTTGGCTACCCTCTCTTCTCCCATGTCAACCTGAACCGAGCCCTGGCTACCAAGACCCCTCCCCCGCTCTACCTAGGGGCAGAAGGCCGCAGGGTGGATGTCCACAGCAGTTCGTCCAGCGCCAGGAGCAATCTGACGTCAGCAGTAAGTGCCACTCTCAGTGCTTCTTCTGACGAGGGTCTAGGAAGGGTCCCTCTGAAATACAGACCACTGTGAGAGCCTATGTTTAATTAATGAAAACTCTTGAGAACTgcctgctgggctgctgctgcctccaccaTCCATTCCGCAGGGCCCCCGGTGGGGTTTGTCTTAGGAGGAGCAGCCCCAGGTTGTCATGGGAGTAGCAGAGAGGGAAGGGTTAACAGAAGGAGGACACTGTTCTGAGATCTCAGgaggctccagccaggctgcggcTCTGTGAGGGGGCAGATCAGGAGTCGCTCCATGGGTGTGGGTGGATCGCACCATCACTGAGTcggtgagtgagaggagaatctgccCCACTGCGTGCAGAGGAGTCGGAGCCATGGGGCATAGGGGGACTGAGCACTCCCTTTGCAGGTACTTtagggatccccagtttcttggtttgcactgggggggtgggatggagcaAGGCTCCCTGGGGGAAAAAACCAGATCTTTGCCCGGCAGCCCCTTCTCTGGGGAGCTTGGAGTCAGGGATGAAACCGTGGCTTTGAAAGAGCCCAGGGTTTGGGGACATAGTTCACACTCACTCATTTGCATGCACAACGTGCAGGCACACGCACAGTCTGGCACACGCATGCCAGTTGCACGCTCACCCAGCCGCAGGCATGCAGACAGTCCTGTCTGCACCGCCAGATACATGTTCCCAGACACGCTCACACAAACTCACATGCAcatggtcacacacacaccctgtcgcACAGGCACTCTCACACTGGGCAGGCACACCCATGGCCTTGCACACCTATGCACACTGGACATTTCCGGGAGGTgaaatgggaggaggagggggaaaacacTCGGCCATTCAGGAGGGGAGCGATTGTGGGCCAGGGTCAGAGTGGCGCAGAGGGGAGCGGGGAAAGGATCCGAGCAGGGTATTTATTGGAAGCCTGAACGAAGGATGCTTGTTTGTCTCAGCAGCGATCGCTCTACCCTGGCCTGCAGAGCATGAGCCCCGTGCTGCCCGCTGGCAGTGGCAGCGTGCCAGCCCATAGCCTAGGGggcttccccttcctctcctcaagCCAAGCAGGTAAGCCCTGGTGGGTAGCTCCTAGCCCAACACTCCCTCTCACCCAGTGCCTAGATGTCTCCCCACACCTGGCCAGGGGCTCAGCTCGAATCCCCGTCGCAGAGCAGTGCTCCTCACTCACTGCATGGCCATGGGGAAGGGAGCCAGGCACCCCCAAATGGCCAGATGGGAGCCCCGTGCCCCTGGAATCCCTCCCTTGGGCTCAGCCCTGGTGTAAACTGGAGTGGACAAGGAGCTCCCTTCACTGTCACCCATTAGCCCTTCTCCTCCTGATGTCCAGTCTGCTTTGTCATTGGCAGAGTACGGGCCTGGTGAGGCCTCCTCACACCCTGGCTACATCCAGCCCAACGCCATCACCTCCTGGCAGCACCACCGAGACATGGCAGCCTCCGCACACCTGCCGCTAGGGTAAGAACCACACCCAACTCCCAGCCTTGGAGGCTGAGCGAGACTTCTCTCGGGGGCAGGAGCCcaagctcccatcccttccccagcctgtcTCCCCACAGGCCAGCAGGactgggtgcaggggtgagatCTTCACGTCTGCATCCCCCCTTTCCCTTTCCTCATTGCTCTCCCTccatctcccttccctgcccatcACTGGGCCCCTTAGCCCCGCTGGCGCTGAGGATAAAACCCAGACAGGCCGGGCAGGCGTCATCTCCTCATAGGTTCTGGTGCCACCTGGTGGCAGGAGCTCAGCAAGGGCTGGCGAAGAGATTGGGGCCTTCTGCCTGCTCCCCACCGGGAGTTCGTTACCATCCACGTTCCAGACGCTGGCAGCCAAATGGAGGGAGCTGGCAGCGTGGCAGGGGGCAGCTCCGCCAGTGGCcggctgcagcttccagtggccctGGCTGCTGTGCGAACACAGAGGACAGCGCAGCACCCCAGCCTCGGCAGCTCCCAGCTCCTTGGCCAGAATGTCCCCGGGGGTAATTGGACCCGtgtctgccccaggccccgggagCAGCGACTCTGGCAGGGCCCAACACACAGTTGTGATCGCAGTTGGGCACGGATGGCCCTGTTCGGGGTGGGTTTGTTTCCGGATCCCCCAGCTTCCAGGCGAGCCCTGCTCCTGGGAACACCCCCTGCCGCCTTCCCAGCAGGTCCGGGATGTTTGCAAAACCTATTTAAAACTGGCTCTTCCCAGGGGacagtgccccccaccctcccgagCCAGGCTACCAGCTGCTCTCCCAGGCGCGTGGGTGGGGAAGCGCTTGGGAACCTGGTGCCCCAGTAGGTTTGCACCTTGTGGGCTGCCGGTTCTAATCTAGCTCCGGCCAGGAGCGAGGAAGTTGTTAGGGTCTGGTGTCTGCTGGGTGAGATGTGTTTGGTGGAGCTCAGCATCTCCCTGGCACCAATGCCGCCCAGAGAACTGGCACAAACCGGCCACCCCTATCGGCAAGGGCTGCCGTGGGCAGCAACTTCCTGCTAGTGGCCTGGGAACACAGGCGGGGGGCAGCGTGTGGGAACCTCAGCCCAGAGTGAATAGCAGGCACTGCCAGCATGCTGGCCATGTGAGACATTTCAAAGTGGGTGGGAACGAAAGTGGATCTCCCACTAATCTGGCTGGGAGGGTCACCCTGCTGGTGGCCCTGGTAGGGAGGGAACTGgaccccccatacacacacacacgtagctGGTTAGAAGAGGAGCCGCTCCCCAGTGCAAAGCCCGAGTGGGAGCTTGTCAGCAGCCCCCATTCCTGAGCCAGGAGGTTAAAGGGGGGAAATGCCCCCTGTCCTCACGAGCTGGGGGCTGGATACTTACAGTCCAACTTCCTGCCTGGGATGAGGAGGTGGGAAATGCAGCCAGGAATAAGGggacatttttttaaaggtcagCAAACattcccctgctccccaaccccggCCAATCAGGGAGTTCGCTGAGAGTCAGTTCTGGTTGCCTTGGGATAGAGGCAGGACTCCGAGAGCATCCACAGCCCAGCTGCTTGGGGCCAAGAGATCCCCTGGTGGCTTCCTCTTTCAGAGGCTCCCTCTGACTCCCAGCCTGGCTCAGGccctcctctttccttccccagGGCAGGCGGCAGAGTGCTCTCCACCGACGAGGCAGCCCGGGCCCCCAGCAGCTCGCCCCAGCACCAGGCCGTCAGCATCAAATCTGAGCGGGTCTCCCCGGTGGTCAGCTGCATCTCGGCCACCCCTCAGCACTCCCTGTCCTCCCTCAGCGACGTCCCCAGAGGCCCTGGGGACCCGCCCCAGCGAGACGAGTATGCCAAGGCCTATCACTATCCGCTGGTCCTGTCCCGGCCGCTgacagaggagcagcaggggggTGTCCCCATGCGGCGCCTGCAAGTGACAGACGTTTGGCAGAGATAGTGGGGCCGGCTGTCCGGGGTGGGGGGACGCCCACGCTGTTTGCGTGTACGTACTGGCAGTGGCAGGCCCAGTGTGTCACAGCCTCCTCTTCTGCTCAGAAGCACTTTTACCTTTCTCCTGGGGTCCCCTGCAGCCACAACTACCCACAGGGCATGGCTGAGTGCTGGGGTAGGGAGGAAGTCCCAGACCCCTTGGGCTGAGAGTTTCTGGGAGGAGCCCCCCTCGGTGCCCTGCCCCAGAACCCCATGGGCTGAGAGTGCCTGTGGGGAGCCCCCTTCAGTGTCCTGCCCCAGAACCTCATGGGTTGTGAGTCCCTGGGGGGAGCCCCCCTCAGTGCCTTGCCGCAGAACCCCATGGGCTGAGAGTGCCTGTGGGGAGCCTCCTTCAGTGTCCTGCCCCAGAACCTCATGGGTTGTGAGTCCCTGGGGAGAGCCCCCCTCGGTGCCTTGCCCCAGAACCCCATGGGCTGAGAGCGCCTGTGGGGAGCCCCCCtcagggccctgccccagagccccatAGGCCATGATGCCTGTGGGGAGCCCCTCTCtggtgccctgccccagagccccatGAGCTCAGCGTGCCCACGGGGAGCCCCCTCTCGGTTTGACATACATCCCTAGCCTCTTTCCCTCCAACTCTCTGATTTCATGTTAAATGCATGTTTGGGTGGAAAGTCTGTTcctctgagctgggctggggccctCGTGGGCAAGGCCCCCCCCAAGCCCTCACTTGCCCCCTACCCCGCTCCTAATGCCCCAGACCAGCTGCAGGTGCCTTGGAAGCTCCAGGCTGTGGCTGAGCTGCAGGTCTGCTCCTGATGCCCACATCAATGCCTCCCACCCTTCTGCTAGCGCCAGTGCAGCACCAGCCGTGGGGCATGCCAGCACggacagggcaggctgggaaggGCTGAGCTGCCCCGTATGGGGGGGATTCGGCACAGATAGCCTCAGCCAGGCCAGCCTGTGGGATTCGCAGTGTTCAGGTGCCGCTCGgaattattttctatttattatgTTATATCCAGCCGTCGGTTTCGACCAATAAAGATTTGGGTTTTCCGGCCCCATGGTGTGATCTTGTCACCAAAGTGGTCGGTGCCCCTGAGTGGCTGGGATAACGCCGGCTGGAAGAACGGCATgtgaggtgtgtggggggtggggtgcggcagcacctgaatgtggggggtgggggggcatgggtCACTGGCAGCTCTGGGGAGTGTTTGACTGTCACACAGAGCCCTGGACAGCCCCAGGGATGTAACCTGGCATCTCTGCATCTCCCAGGTACTGAACCCCACTTCCCACACATACTCCAGCTGGGACACAGTACGGAGCATCCAGCTATTGGCtgagggcactgggagggagggggcaggatgggagcaAGACCCTCGTGGTCTGGGCTTGCCATAGCCCAGCACCCCCGTTTGCTTCTCTTTCTCATGCTGGACAGATGGGGCcactctgggagccaggagtccCAAAGGATGGGCGTGCTCTGTGTTACAGCGCACCCTGCTGGTGAAACTGGTGTCATAGCCAGCGTGCGTCACACCATCCCCAGAGCCGTGAGAGCCCAGTGCAAGCCAAGGGATAGGCATCCGTGTCACTGGAACCTGCTCTGAGGGGTtgggaccccaggcagcaggTCGCCACGCCACTCAAAGAGCCAGCGCACTCAGGCCCGGCACATACCCACTCCCTGGGCAGAGGCCGAGGCCTGGCGCTGCGGAGGTTCAGCAGCAGCCTAGAGGGCTGAGCGTGGAGCCCTGGGGTGCAAAGGGGCCTGGCACCCCAGCAGTTCAATTATGGCCAGCACGGGTGGGGAGCAGGCCCATCACTCGCCATGTGATGCACCCCGGCCTGGGTCTGGCATGGATGAAAACGAGTCTGGCTGCCATTATTCAGCTGGGCGTCTGCAGCTGAATGGGGCATCTGGAGTGGTGACCTCAAGGGCTCAGTGGGGGGTGttctgggctgggctgcaggtcTTCACTTTGCTCACAAGATGTCGCTGTCTGCTGAGCTTTGGTGCCCTGACACCCCAATTCCTTCCTAGGCCCCAGGTGGCTCTAGGGGCAGGGAAGTGTCAGGCGGCtggagctcctcagggcagggttTCTCCAGGCCACTTCAGTGTCTGGCCTCGGGCGTGACCCCAGTGAGGCCTGGTCCCAGCCATGCAGCCGCGCCTGGGAAAGGATGGAGCC includes:
- the LOC116836496 gene encoding myocyte-specific enhancer factor 2B-like isoform X2, yielding MGRKKIQISRILDQRNRQVTFTKRKFGLMKKAYELSVLCDCEIALIIFNSTNRLFQYASTDMDKVLLKYTEYSEPHESRTNSDILETLKRKGLGLESQELELELDEGLDPMEKIRKLNEGVDLTVARSRLYSSAPLPSHEAAYAGTPPSGSDGGLSSASGSPQHQSRLPAFKSAIPKHGQPSGRSPGPMPPGLGYPLFSHVNLNRALATKTPPPLYLGAEGRRVDVHSSSSSARSNLTSARSLYPGLQSMSPVLPAGSGSVPAHSLGGFPFLSSSQAEYGPGEASSHPGYIQPNAITSWQHHRDMAASAHLPLGAGGRVLSTDEAARAPSSSPQHQAVSIKSERVSPVVSCISATPQHSLSSLSDVPRGPGDPPQRDEYAKAYHYPLVLSRPLTEEQQGGVPMRRLQVTDVWQR
- the LOC116836496 gene encoding myocyte-specific enhancer factor 2B-like isoform X1 — its product is MGRKKIQISRILDQRNRQVTFTKRKFGLMKKAYELSVLCDCEIALIIFNSTNRLFQYASTDMDKVLLKYTEYSEPHESRTNSDILETLKRKGLGLESQELELELDEGLDPMEKIRKLNEGVDLTVARSRLYSSAPLPSHEAAYAGTPPSGSDGGLSSASGSPQHQSRLPAFKSAIPKHGQPSGRSPGPMPPGLGYPLFSHVNLNRALATKTPPPLYLGAEGRRVDVHSSSSSARSNLTSAQRSLYPGLQSMSPVLPAGSGSVPAHSLGGFPFLSSSQAEYGPGEASSHPGYIQPNAITSWQHHRDMAASAHLPLGAGGRVLSTDEAARAPSSSPQHQAVSIKSERVSPVVSCISATPQHSLSSLSDVPRGPGDPPQRDEYAKAYHYPLVLSRPLTEEQQGGVPMRRLQVTDVWQR